The genomic DNA TGTACTTGACTTAGATGCCTTTGAAAACATCACCCTAAGTGCCTTGGAAGCTTAATTCCCACTTTctacccactttttttttttacccactttACATGGGTAAATCCAAAAATTGCAGCCCTAGTCAGCTGTGCTCTCCTTACTCTTCAGTGGctaatataaacacaaaaagacCCTATGTGACACTTCATCTAAAAATTAATCCTAATTGCTTTCTGGGCAGCTGCACAAACAGCCAGATTTCCCCAGTTTCAGTTACCTCTTACTCTTTTTCCACCCCCCTCTTCTGTGCTGCTGTCTACAATAGACTCTTTATAACACATTTCATGTGCTACTGGTAGCTAATAACACATGCCAGCTAATAAGAGAGGCTGTCCTAATTTCTTCTCTCTGGATcaccctttctgtcttttcttggGAAGTTAGTAGGTCTGAAATACGGAAAACAACACAGCTGCAGAAAGGATTAATTACGAGTTGTCCCAGTTCATTGTGAATTTGGTCCTGAATTACCCATGGGTCTTCACAAGCAGAAAATACACATCTAGTCTACTACAGCAGAATCAAAGTCACTGCTAGATGTAACTACTGTTTTTTCACTGTCTTTGTCCCACCAACCTGAAAACAAGGGgttttctgaagtttaaaataCTGTGTGAATGCTGTGATGCCACTGCCACATTGGACCATCCTGAATTATCTCTAGGTAAGGAGTGAAACAGCAAATAAGACCACAGTGTGATAGCAAAGACTTTACCCCTCAGTCAGAGCAGAGCAATTCTGGTTCACATTTATTAGTAGTACTATTAATAAACATTTACATTATGGTAGCACCTAGAGGCCCTATTTGAAAGCTTGTCTAAAACTGCTATTGTACCTGGGCACTAAACAACTCTGAAGCAGCACATCTGTCTGCcagatgctttattttcttagaagctgcaatttaaaaaagcCTCTTGCTTCCCCTAACAAGCCTTAATAAGAAACTTCAAGAGCTTGCTTCATTGTCCGTTCAAGGAGAATCCACAGTTAAAATCACAATGAAACTTCAGGCAAGGGCAGCACTTCTCAAGCTAGTGAGGGATTGGTATCCCTCATGATAACAATCAGTGCATGAGCAGCGTGGGATTTTTAAGTGTCTTTAGTACCTGTTAGCCTGACTCTTGCTTTCCAGAGGACAGAAAGGCCAAAGGGACACCTCTCCCCCAAACCAGCGCGGGCGGGAGGATCCGCTGCCACAAAAGCCGGGGGTCCCCTCAGGCCACGCTGCTTTAAGGCCGTAGAGGCGCTGCCAACCCGACTGCGGGCAGCATACGGGAGCCCTGGCTGCGCACAAGGGCCCGAGCCCGCCACTGCCACAGCGTTAGGAGGCGCTCCGGGACAAACCCGCCACCGGGATACCCGATAggccgcggcggccccgcgcTCTGCGAGAGGCACGACACCAGCACCGCCGGGCGCCGCCTCACGGCGGGCGGGCCCGAGCGGGCGCCGCCTCACGACGGCTGGGCCCGCGCGCGcaccgccctccccccccccggcacgtgACGGCGGCAAGGCCAATGGTAGCGCGCCCTTCCCCTGTTCCCCCCGCGCCTCCCCGCGCGGCCGCGTTGCTGGGCAACGGGCGGGAGGAGCTGCCCCCGCCGCCATGTTGAAAGCtaaggtgctgctggtggggccGCGCGAGGTGAGCCTGCCCCGGCTGCCCGTCTCTGTTCCCCGCCGCCGGCTCTCCGTCTCCCACGCCCTATTTACCTCCGCCCCGGCCCCTTGACCGCCCTCCCCAACGCCCGCGCCTGCCCCCTGAGGGCTGCCGGCCCTGCGGTCTGCCTCAGAGATCGCCGTGCAGAGGATGCGGCCGtggaggctggggggggtccctgggggcgggagggaggagcgggcaggCCTGCATGCACAGGGGCCTTAGCTGGAGGGAAGGCAGGGTGCTTGGATAAACGCCGTGCTCACCGTTGTGGCACATTAAATTCCTATGGATGTTTTTCACTCCCACTTTTTGCCAGTCTGGAAAATCGGTGTTGGCAAACTTTGTTTCGGAGAGCACAGAAGGGATTGGCAGCTACAGCCCGACGCAAGGTGTAAGGTGAGCAAAACCTCACGGCGTGCTGACTGAACCAAGGCCCTGACATTGTCTGCCCCTCGGAAAGTCCCGCTTTCTGGTTGTGGTGGTGTGTAGAATGATAGCACATCGTATATCTGCTCATTTTCACAGGATCCTGGAGTATGAGAAGCCAAACTTGAACGGTAACAGCAAGGGAGCTGGGTGTCGATTTGAGTTGTGGGATTGCAGTGGTGATCAAAAGTAAGCCAGCATCATTACTTCCTCCAGGCTACTTAATTCATAATAGTTCTGTTTGCACAAAATATTCATACTTAAGGCCTAAACCAAATGATCTTTTTGAGATAAGGCGCATTCCTGCCTCTttatcccattttctttttttatagtttCTACTATAAAGCATCTGATACCCTCTGCCATGATCCCAGCTGACACTGAGCTTCATTTTGGATAAGGAGTGAGCGTAACAGTAAAGTCCATAGCTCCTAGAATGAAGTTACAGGTACAGGAGACAGAGGCCCATTCTGTAATTGCCTTTGTCTCCTTGAAGTTGTTATGTGAGTGGACTTCAAACAATGTATATATATGATTTAGGCCTTAATTCCAAAAGATACAATGGAGAACTGGACAGATCCATTTTTAGGGAAAAAGTTTAAATAAGTATTTGACCAAATACTACATTGTCAGCAAATCATGGAACCAAGTAACATAATAGGTAAGTCAAAATATTTGGAATATGATACATCACTGTCAAGATTACTGATGTTATAATAAGAAGTACTGAAACGTGTTcttgaggagggaaaaagaaaacttgggGAAGTTTGAGTGCatgtttctgttttccagctATCAGACTTACCATTTTCCACGCACCTGTTTTTCAAGGTTTGAAACATGCTGGCCAGCTCTGATGAAGGACTCTCATGGCGTAATAATAATCTTCAATCCTGAGCTGCCCAGTCACCTGAAAGAAATCGAAATGTGGTACTCCTGTTTcgtgcagcagcagccactgcttgATAGTCAGTGTCTCCTAGTTGCACATCACAAGCCAGGCAGTGCAGGCGACACAGAAAATCTGTCCTTGGGTAAGAAGATGGAAAACTCAATCTCTAACTCAAGAGGTTTTTATTGAtctatttatctttaaaattgtTCATACCTCATGGcttgcatttttcatttaaatctgcCAATCAAAGAATATTAGAGTgctttgcaaaaccagaaataattaatttcaaagGTCATCTAGAAGGTGAGCAATATTCTTATTTCAGAACGGGGAAAGTAAAGGCAAGAAAAGTTTGAGTGTCTTCTCTAAGGTCACACTGTGAGTATGTAGCTGAGAGAGGAATTAGAACTCCTGATGCTGCAGCTATATGTCATCATCACTAGTAGTTTGTTTCTTATGttgaattttatcttttgttaTCTGATACTTTTGAGGCCATTTAAGCCTGCATTTTATCAATCAAAAGAATAGGAGCCCTTTGAAATAAAAGGCTAACAATCTTCCTCTTAAAATTAGTAATAGGTACCTTATATACTGCAAAATTATTTGTGGCTGTTTATACAAATGAGAACGCACCCTCTGGACAATGTGTCCCAGTGCtcaaacaaatacatatttattataaGTATTAATGTTTTAATAGATACTTAACATAGCAGTATCATTCCATAATTTTGAAGTAATCAAAGAGCGTCCTATCACTTCAATAGTAAAATTGCAATTCAGTGATGAATTGTTTGATTCTGCCTAACTGAATGTGTAACCAAACCCAATACTTTAAGCCTTAATAATAATGTTTGAATAATTAAATCTAGCAAtgagttttatttgtttgtaatgCTAACAAGCTATGATGCATGTCTTCTTCATGTGTTATGTGTTATCTGGGATATCAAACATTGGATAGTACTGAATTCCAACTGACTTCAGCATAAGCTGTCTCTTGACCTTGATTGTGAATGTTTCTTTTATAAAGGGAATAtacctaattattttttatttaccttcaAAGCTTACCCACTGAACAAGATAAAACTAATACATTCTAACTTAGAAGATGATCCTGAAGATGTCCGGATGGAATTCATGAAATACTTCAAAAGCATTATCGCCTTCATAGatgagagcagagagagggaagaaatgtCAATTATCTCATAACATTAGAAGAAATActgaacagggaagaaaaaggattattttcaCTTTGTAAGCTATACTAGCCTGTGAACAGGTCCTCACAATGAGAATTTGCCAGCCTATAAACACTTCAGAGAAAATAATGCACAATTTGTGacttaaccagaaaaaaacaagtgCTGACATTAGATGAACTGTGGTGCCAAAAAGATGGCTGCACATCCATGAATTTGGGTAAATTTAGCTgcactttggttttatttggcATCAGAGGTACAGGAAGGTATTGTTTAATATGTTAGTGTGGACCAAAAGATAAAGGTATCGGTCATCCCTTCCCTTCAAAATCCCTTTTTGTAGAGGTGCTAAGAGAAGAAAGCCTGACAAAACATAAGATTTATGGAGTTCTGTTGAAGCATCAGAGTAAAGTGCTCATGATAGCTGTGTTCCTGGAGAAGTTCTGCTTTTGGAAGTCAGTACAAACTGATTGGAATAGAGATCTGAGAAGTAGTCATGGTGTGGAATCCACATTTTAATGTTCCAAGTTCTCCATATCTTTCTGTCCAGCATATGAAGAGAGCACATTGCATAACTATTGCCTTGGCAAGACAGAGTAGGTTGCAGTCTTTCTCAGGACTAGATTTTTATTGTGTTCCAACAAAATCAACGTGTTGTTGGGGGACAATGTTTAGGTCTCTCTGGGCGGAAAAGAACTGAAATCTCAGTGTAGTGCAATACTTTGACCTATGTTGGGAGctccagtagagaaaaaaaaaagtcctgcattctccagaggaggaaaagctgttttgaaaCTTGTATTAATGTTCCCTGTTGCATTGAAATAAGTGGTTTCATAGATAATTTACTTCCTGATTTGTTTGGTTTGCACTCATCCCTGTTCTTAGTGTGTTTTGCTgtggaagacattttttttgtaACATGCAGTACTaaggcaataaaaacattttaaaaatgcatccttTTTGTTCTTAAAGGGAAAGTTAATTATGGTTTTGTTGAGCTCTTATCACcttgtttaattttcagtaagGAAAACAGTGATAAATTTGTAGTACATTTCACACTAATTAGCTCCAACAAGAGAGGTTTACAAAAACTTGTCACTGACCCAAATagccaaagaaatgaaaaacagaggcaCGTATCCATACTGACACACACTTCTTTTTTGCAGAAGATAATTTAAAGGAGAGACAGACTGGGAGCAGGAACTGCAGCAATCCTTGAGAAGCATCCCGTTACCCCTTGTACTGCAGCTCACCTTGTGAAGTGTCGAGATCAAGGACTTGTCAGAACTATGTCTGACCCACGGCACTAAATCTTACAGATTTTGTTTCATTGCATATTCATGTCATACAGCTCTATTTGCGCTGCAGCTGGTTTACAAGTATGTATGTTAAAACAGCCTTGTCCTCTCACCAACACTGTCTTTTAGCAAACATCCTTTACAGAAAATGTGTTATAAAACAGGAAGCGCTTGATCTATTTTAGTTCAAGACAACAGGAGTGAGAGCTTCTTGGGTTTTTCAGTAATCTAGGTTCATTAGTCtactattttttctgttttcatagttTGGTCTTTTCTGAGTAATGAGTAGCCTGTCCTTGTGCAAATACTCTGTTTTCCAAGATGACAGGAAGAGATGCCTCAAAAATCTGCCCAGTTGTTTACACATCTTTCTCCTGGGCTtcaagcagggctttctgcaGGGTTCACTCCAGGAAGCTTCAGTgagagcagagagcagccagggTGCAGTGCTGCCACAGCAGCTCAGGTCTTGTCCTGGCCTCCTCAAAAGTGTCCACAGGTCTCAAGGCAAAAAATTGGCACTCCCCTTCTTTTGTCAGACCCCTTCAACAGGATTCATTGTAGTGGCATAACATTGATTGACTGTAGCAGCTCAAAATAAGTTAGTTTTATTTCAGGTAGCAGGAgatttttcagctattttcatAAACTACTTGAAGCACTTCTACAGCATCATGCACAAAATCAACTAAGATGCTGCTAGAGTCTGAAAGCCTCTTCATCCCAGTTGTGTTTTGTACTTACTTACTTTGATTACTAagctctttttatttaaaatatatgaggTGAAAGATTAAAAGATCTTAGAACAGTTCCAAGTTGTAAAACTAATGGCTGCAaataacacaacaaaacacaGGGAGCTCGGCTCATACTTTAGAGAACTACCATTCCAAGGATATGCTGCTTTGCTCAGGTTGGTACCAGGTGCGTGGCATGTGAaggtgtgtgcacacacaaataACCTGCACTGTTCTTTTCTTGGGCACTTGGTGTGCTCACAGAATTCGCTGCCccggcttcttttcattgtctgctGGCTCCTATTCTGCCGTTAAAGCTAAAAGCTTTCTGAGTGGAAAAGAGGGGAGgtactgaaagaaaatatcagTGAGAGGAAGGacaccaggaaagaaaaaggcaaaataagcagtaagagatgaaaagaaaaggtTGGAGGCGAATAGTGGGAGGTTGGCATTTCAACatctacattttatttatatgaCTTTTGAGACAATCAGGCTTTATATGTTTGCAATCAGTGTCATAGGGTGGTCTATTGGAGGCAGTTATTGGAAAATTCACAGTCTAACTAGAGAACAAGTTTTTTACATGCTgccttagattattttttccttgttgccagctgtgtggtgctggagccaatttttaaaatatactgccTTAATAAATTCAGTTTTTCCCAACAGCAACATTGTGATACACACTGGTAAAGACTGGTGTGAAACCcaccaaatattttatttggaacGCAAACCAGTGTTTGGATGATTCCAAGGTTGAAAAGTCAATGAACTCTCCTATTCACCACCTTGTTTCATATAAAATGTTAATCATGATCTTACTTTAAACTCAAAAAAGGATGTAAATTACAGGTATCTAAATACTGTAACACATTGTccattagagaagaaaaatactgtcagACAGAACCAAAGACAGATCCCTAGACTTGACTTTATATCATCCAAAAGGTCATAATATGTAGTAAATGTGGAACATCATTCATAAAATCTAGCCACGAGATTAATTTCTGTGACTGGTGAAGAACAGAGTAAATGCATAGACCCATGCAAAATTAATCCTTAGTATTGGAGAAgatacagagaaaatatttattcagaaGTATCATTTATTAATGATTTATGAAACAGGTCAACAGAGACACCCGGTTAGAAGAGGGGTACGAGAGTGCCAGATGAACATACGTTACGTCTCTGCCGCTGCCCTTTACACCTGCCTTTCCTGTGCTATCAGTCCATCTGCAGAGCTTCAAACAACGCCACATCACGGCGTTACCCAGACTGGGAGGGTGCAGTCCTATTTGTTTGCTTGAAGCGATGTGGTTAATAAGTG from Chroicocephalus ridibundus chromosome 7, bChrRid1.1, whole genome shotgun sequence includes the following:
- the IFT22 gene encoding intraflagellar transport protein 22 homolog isoform X2, yielding MLKAKVLLVGPRESGKSVLANFVSESTEGIGSYSPTQGVRILEYEKPNLNGNSKGAGCRFELWDCSGDQKFETCWPALMKDSHGVIIIFNPELPSHLKEIEMWYSCFVQQQPLLDSQCLLVAHHKPGSAGDTENLSLAYPLNKIKLIHSNLEDDPEDVRMEFMKYFKSIIAFIDESREREEMSIIS
- the IFT22 gene encoding intraflagellar transport protein 22 homolog isoform X1, which translates into the protein MLKAKVLLVGPRESGKSVLANFVSESTEGIGSYSPTQGVRILEYEKPNLNGNSKGAGCRFELWDCSGDQKFETCWPALMKDSHGVIIIFNPELPSHLKEIEMWYSCFVQQQPLLDSQCLLVAHHKPGSAGDTENLSLGKKMENSISNSRAYPLNKIKLIHSNLEDDPEDVRMEFMKYFKSIIAFIDESREREEMSIIS